In a genomic window of Nostoc sp. UHCC 0870:
- a CDS encoding ABC transporter substrate-binding protein encodes MTEFSILGRRWGRVTKFLSLFCLCLLLAIACTPSQQANNTSTTAGNTTAGDGRITIGTTAKPRTLDPADAYELASLGLVFNMSDRLYTYEPGNTEIKPQLATALPTVSADGLTYTIPLRQGVVFHDGTPFNAKAMEFSIKRFIENKGKPSFLLSDTVDSVTATGDNELTLKLKKPFAAFPSLLAFSGVCAVSPSAYEIGAGKFKPDIFVGTGPYKMAQYGTDSLRLDVFDKYWGEKPGNQGINVQIQTSPVNLFNAFRTGAVDVAYLSLQPDQIRSLEAGAKKGDWQAITAQGSVVSYMVLNRNQKPLDKPEVRQAIAAIIDRPLLNERVLYGQADPLYSMIPTTFNVSQPLFKDKYGDGNFEKAKQLLTAAGYSKENPVKIPVWYPSSSPTRSLAAQTLKSLADTKMDGIVQLEVNTVEGATFFKDISKGLYPAALLDWYPDFLDPDNYVQPFLACQKGSEAKGCEDGGSQTQGSFYYSETLNTLIDEQRKEQNPEARQKIFAQIQDQVVNDVPYIPLWQNKDYVFAQKGVTNVNLDPTQNLIYRTIKK; translated from the coding sequence ATGACTGAGTTTTCAATATTAGGGCGAAGATGGGGACGGGTGACGAAATTTCTATCTTTGTTTTGTTTATGCTTACTTTTAGCGATCGCCTGTACACCCTCTCAACAGGCAAATAATACCTCTACTACTGCGGGTAATACAACGGCTGGGGATGGTCGGATTACGATAGGTACAACAGCCAAGCCAAGAACCTTAGATCCAGCCGATGCCTATGAGTTAGCCTCCTTGGGTTTAGTATTTAATATGAGCGATCGCCTCTATACTTACGAACCAGGGAATACGGAAATTAAGCCACAACTGGCGACAGCTTTACCAACAGTCAGTGCTGATGGTCTAACTTATACTATTCCTCTGCGTCAAGGAGTTGTGTTTCATGATGGCACACCCTTTAACGCCAAAGCGATGGAGTTTAGTATCAAGCGATTTATTGAAAATAAGGGTAAACCTTCTTTCTTGCTATCAGATACAGTAGACTCTGTAACCGCCACAGGGGATAATGAGTTGACACTGAAGCTGAAAAAACCTTTTGCAGCCTTTCCTTCCCTACTGGCGTTTTCTGGGGTATGTGCGGTTTCGCCAAGTGCTTATGAAATTGGTGCGGGGAAATTTAAACCAGATATTTTTGTGGGGACTGGCCCTTATAAAATGGCGCAGTATGGAACAGATTCACTGCGACTGGATGTATTTGATAAGTATTGGGGCGAAAAGCCAGGAAATCAAGGGATTAACGTTCAAATCCAGACCAGTCCTGTTAACTTGTTTAACGCCTTCCGTACAGGTGCTGTAGATGTCGCTTATTTATCATTACAACCAGATCAAATTCGCAGCTTAGAGGCTGGTGCTAAAAAAGGAGATTGGCAAGCGATTACGGCTCAGGGTAGCGTAGTTAGTTATATGGTTTTGAATCGCAATCAGAAACCACTAGATAAACCAGAAGTTAGACAGGCGATCGCTGCTATAATTGACCGTCCACTATTAAATGAGCGGGTTTTATACGGTCAAGCTGATCCGCTTTACAGCATGATTCCTACTACATTCAATGTTTCCCAGCCATTGTTTAAAGATAAATATGGCGATGGTAACTTTGAAAAAGCCAAACAATTGTTAACGGCTGCTGGCTACTCAAAAGAAAATCCTGTCAAAATTCCAGTTTGGTATCCTTCTAGTTCCCCAACTCGCAGTTTGGCTGCACAAACACTAAAATCTCTGGCTGATACCAAAATGGATGGCATAGTACAACTAGAAGTCAACACAGTAGAAGGGGCAACTTTTTTTAAAGACATTTCTAAAGGTTTATATCCCGCCGCTTTGCTTGATTGGTATCCAGACTTTCTAGATCCAGATAACTACGTACAGCCATTTTTAGCTTGTCAAAAAGGTTCAGAGGCTAAAGGCTGTGAAGATGGTGGTAGTCAAACTCAGGGTTCGTTTTACTATAGCGAAACTCTGAATACATTGATTGATGAGCAACGTAAAGAACAAAATCCAGAAGCACGGCAGAAAATTTTTGCCCAAATCCAAGACCAAGTAGTTAATGATGTACCTTACATTCCTTTATGGCAAAACAAAGATTATGTATTTGCTCAAAAAGGTGTAACTAATGTCAATCTAGATCCTACTCAGAATTTGATTTATAGAACCATCAAAAAATAG
- the fabG gene encoding 3-oxoacyl-[acyl-carrier-protein] reductase, with the protein MAVLSENLKGQVAVITGASRGIGRAIAIELATYGATVVVNYASSSDAADKVVAEITSAGGEAIALQADVSQADQVDALINAVMDKFKRIDILVNNAGITRDTLLLRMKPEDWQAVIDLNLTGVFLCTRAVSKIMLKQRSGRIISITSVAGQMGNPGQANYSAAKAGVIGFTKSVAKELSSRGITVNAVAPGFITTDMTSDLKSDEILKYIPLGRYGQPEEIAGMVRFLAADPAAAYITGQVFNVDGGMVM; encoded by the coding sequence ATGGCTGTCTTAAGTGAAAATTTAAAAGGGCAAGTAGCAGTTATTACGGGTGCTTCAAGAGGAATTGGCCGGGCGATCGCAATAGAGTTAGCCACCTATGGAGCAACTGTAGTAGTTAACTATGCTAGTTCTAGTGATGCTGCCGACAAGGTAGTAGCAGAAATTACATCTGCTGGGGGTGAAGCGATCGCTCTGCAAGCTGATGTTTCCCAAGCAGATCAAGTAGATGCCCTCATCAATGCTGTCATGGACAAGTTTAAGCGCATTGATATTTTAGTCAATAATGCCGGTATTACCCGCGATACCCTACTTTTGCGGATGAAGCCAGAAGATTGGCAAGCTGTAATTGACCTAAATTTAACTGGTGTATTTTTATGTACCCGTGCCGTTAGTAAAATCATGCTCAAGCAGCGTTCTGGGAGAATTATTAGTATTACCTCCGTAGCTGGACAAATGGGTAATCCAGGACAGGCTAACTACAGTGCGGCTAAAGCAGGTGTGATTGGCTTTACTAAAAGCGTTGCGAAAGAACTCTCTTCTCGTGGGATTACCGTTAACGCCGTTGCTCCCGGTTTTATTACTACCGACATGACAAGCGACCTCAAATCTGATGAAATTCTCAAATACATCCCCCTAGGTCGCTACGGTCAACCAGAAGAAATTGCCGGAATGGTGCGCTTCCTTGCAGCCGACCCCGCAGCTGCCTACATTACAGGACAGGTGTTTAACGTTGATGGTGGGATGGTGATGTAA
- a CDS encoding ABC transporter permease, with translation MSRSKALQYYIVSRLLLAPLQLLTIITIVFLLLRATPGDPADAILGGRAPEAAKEELRRQLGLDLPLWLQYLNYLGHLLQFDLGTSLTSRGQQVWNIIGQHFPATVELAISSMTVALIVGILVGTLSASRPGTGFDIGGRLFGIITYALPMFWAGMLLQLIFSVQLGWFPNSNRFPPNLPAPSPITGLYTIDSLLAGNFSQFFAALHHLALPSLTLGILLSGIFERIVRVNLKQTLRADYVEAARARGISENKILVSHALKNALIPVITVLGLTFASLLGGAILTEVTFSWPGLANRLYQAISDRDYPTVQGVLVFFGAIVVGASILIDILNAYVDPRIRY, from the coding sequence ATGTCTCGATCAAAAGCTCTACAATATTACATTGTTTCTCGGTTGCTGTTAGCACCATTGCAGCTATTAACTATCATTACCATTGTATTTTTATTACTACGAGCTACACCAGGAGATCCAGCAGATGCGATTCTGGGTGGACGTGCGCCGGAAGCTGCTAAGGAAGAATTAAGACGACAATTAGGTTTAGATTTACCTTTGTGGCTACAGTATCTTAATTACTTAGGTCATTTGCTCCAGTTTGATTTAGGTACATCTTTGACAAGCAGGGGACAGCAGGTTTGGAATATTATCGGACAACATTTTCCTGCAACTGTAGAGTTAGCAATATCTAGTATGACGGTGGCTCTCATTGTCGGTATTCTAGTTGGTACACTGTCAGCCTCTCGTCCTGGAACAGGTTTTGATATTGGGGGACGGTTATTTGGCATTATCACCTATGCTCTACCGATGTTTTGGGCAGGTATGCTGTTACAGTTGATTTTTTCTGTTCAATTGGGTTGGTTTCCCAATTCCAATCGTTTTCCGCCTAATCTTCCTGCGCCATCGCCAATTACTGGGTTATATACCATTGATAGCTTATTAGCGGGTAACTTTAGCCAGTTTTTCGCGGCTTTACACCATTTAGCTCTTCCTAGTCTCACGTTAGGAATTTTGCTGAGTGGTATTTTTGAAAGAATTGTCCGCGTAAACTTAAAACAAACTCTCCGCGCTGATTATGTAGAAGCTGCTAGGGCTAGAGGTATTTCTGAAAACAAAATTTTAGTGTCCCATGCTTTGAAAAATGCTTTGATTCCAGTGATTACTGTTTTGGGTTTAACCTTTGCTTCGTTACTGGGGGGAGCAATTTTAACTGAGGTGACATTTTCTTGGCCGGGGTTGGCAAATAGGCTATATCAAGCCATTTCCGATCGCGATTATCCCACAGTGCAGGGTGTATTAGTATTTTTTGGTGCGATCGTTGTAGGGGCAAGTATTTTGATTGATATTCTCAACGCTTATGTTGACCCACGAATTCGTTATTAA
- a CDS encoding MraY family glycosyltransferase, translating into MNFDNSLRSIGIANPSGTGWLAVVFTFILAWLVTWRLIPTVRKFALRVGWADQPNARRLNREPLPNAGGLAIYAGVIAALVLAILLRPIELQNVLAQVLTILLGGSILVLVGFIDDQFGLPPSVRLWAQIITALLLFANGISVDVPLGTPIDSIFSMLLTVLWIVGITNAVNLMDGMDGLAGGISFITAMSLLGVCAQFPNRAASTLVLAALGGAALGFLRHNFHPSRIIMGDAGAYFFGYVLAATSILGNLQRNTIYALGPSILFLLLPVLDTTQVFIRRLLAGKNPLSTPGKDHLHHRLLAWGFSQRRAAFTLWLITLLCNLLAMRIQGMSLAVMITTSSSIVLLLAFTVWQRIRTN; encoded by the coding sequence CTGAACTTCGATAACTCCCTTAGGTCTATTGGCATTGCTAACCCTAGCGGCACCGGCTGGTTGGCAGTAGTGTTTACGTTTATATTGGCCTGGTTGGTAACTTGGCGTTTAATTCCCACAGTACGTAAATTTGCTTTGCGGGTGGGTTGGGCTGACCAACCAAATGCGCGAAGACTCAACCGAGAACCATTGCCAAATGCAGGAGGTTTAGCTATTTATGCGGGAGTAATTGCCGCATTGGTATTAGCTATCCTTTTACGACCCATTGAACTACAAAATGTATTAGCTCAGGTATTGACTATTTTACTGGGAGGTTCAATTCTAGTCTTGGTCGGCTTTATTGACGATCAGTTCGGATTACCCCCCTCTGTGCGCTTGTGGGCGCAAATTATCACGGCATTATTACTTTTTGCCAATGGTATTAGCGTTGATGTTCCTCTAGGTACGCCAATTGACTCTATTTTTTCAATGTTGTTGACAGTGCTGTGGATTGTCGGTATTACCAACGCTGTCAACTTGATGGATGGTATGGATGGTTTGGCAGGAGGAATCAGTTTTATCACTGCCATGAGCTTACTAGGGGTTTGCGCCCAATTTCCCAATCGTGCAGCATCCACCTTAGTTTTAGCGGCTTTGGGTGGTGCAGCTTTAGGCTTTTTGCGCCATAACTTCCACCCGTCAAGGATCATTATGGGCGATGCTGGGGCATACTTTTTTGGTTATGTATTGGCAGCAACCAGTATTTTAGGTAACTTACAGCGTAATACAATATATGCCCTTGGCCCCTCAATTTTATTCCTGTTGTTGCCAGTGTTAGACACAACGCAAGTATTTATCCGTCGGTTATTAGCAGGCAAAAATCCCCTCAGTACCCCCGGTAAAGACCACCTACATCACAGATTACTCGCTTGGGGATTCTCCCAACGTCGAGCTGCATTTACTCTGTGGTTAATCACCTTATTGTGCAACTTGCTAGCAATGAGAATCCAAGGTATGAGCTTGGCTGTAATGATTACCACTAGCAGCAGCATCGTCCTCCTGCTTGCTTTTACCGTCTGGCAAAGAATCCGTACTAACTGA
- a CDS encoding transposase gives MSNILNYIEENPKQTQRLIGLEYEQLQQLIINGERLYHEKKALLESKKVRIIAGGGGRKPKLSISEQIILTLVYLRHLTTFQLLGIQFEVSESTANDTFNYWLPNLRELLPSSLLEQVKKNASDYEVVKEMLTEYELIVDSYEQVRERPRDNDEQKKYFSGKKSNHTFKTQMIILPDASDIVDVVAGEPGPKSDITLFREYRSEFDAKQRFKGDKAYLGEDLITTPIKKPRNQELTTEQKEQNKIFSSKRIFVEHRIRSVKIFRVVQERFRLNTRKYKQVILTICGLVRLRIRGLILPLEISAISSG, from the coding sequence ATGAGCAATATACTGAATTACATTGAAGAGAATCCTAAACAAACCCAAAGGTTAATAGGTCTGGAATATGAACAGTTACAACAATTAATCATAAATGGGGAAAGATTATATCATGAAAAAAAAGCTTTACTGGAATCTAAGAAAGTGAGAATTATTGCTGGTGGAGGAGGTCGGAAACCAAAATTATCTATTTCTGAACAAATCATTTTAACTTTAGTGTATCTCCGACATCTGACAACCTTTCAACTTCTAGGTATTCAGTTTGAAGTAAGTGAGTCTACAGCCAACGATACGTTTAACTATTGGTTGCCTAACTTGCGAGAATTACTGCCATCAAGTTTGCTTGAACAAGTAAAAAAAAACGCTTCTGACTATGAAGTAGTAAAAGAAATGCTCACAGAATATGAATTAATAGTAGATAGCTATGAACAAGTCAGAGAAAGACCTAGAGACAATGATGAACAAAAGAAATATTTTTCAGGTAAGAAGAGTAATCATACATTTAAAACTCAAATGATTATTTTACCTGATGCTAGTGATATCGTTGATGTTGTGGCAGGTGAACCTGGTCCAAAAAGCGATATAACTTTGTTCCGAGAATATCGTTCAGAGTTTGATGCCAAACAAAGATTTAAAGGAGATAAGGCATATCTTGGAGAAGATTTAATTACAACTCCAATTAAGAAACCAAGAAATCAAGAACTAACAACTGAACAGAAAGAACAGAACAAAATATTTTCATCTAAACGAATCTTTGTTGAACATCGAATACGGTCAGTCAAAATCTTTCGAGTTGTCCAAGAGAGATTTAGGTTAAATACCCGCAAATATAAGCAAGTAATTTTGACGATTTGTGGGCTAGTAAGGTTACGGATTCGAGGGCTAATATTACCATTAGAAATATCAGCTATATCATCAGGTTAA
- a CDS encoding DUF3598 family protein, protein MNSQWEYLLKNLGEWQGSFTRVSPQGELLEDIKSVVSLEGVNNNQTINQVVRRQGQADLVLEYSSLSQSTLFFPNGAFSQGTLQLAPFGEFGAELGLIYENRRLRLVQLFDKDSQLDKLVLIREHLAGSEPVENPPLQIDDLLGEWQGEATTIYPDGSSPNTVSTNLKLQLDDYGRLIQSLSFGNYTITSTGTIKGSIILFDQDPQKQVQVLLLPNGASATSPLKMQVHQGLILEVGWLIQSNLRQRMVRCYNDKGEWVSLTLVTEQRVKTK, encoded by the coding sequence ATGAACTCTCAATGGGAATATTTATTAAAAAATCTCGGTGAATGGCAAGGTTCATTTACTCGCGTCTCACCCCAAGGGGAACTTTTAGAAGATATCAAAAGTGTAGTTTCCTTAGAAGGTGTGAACAATAACCAAACTATTAATCAGGTTGTTCGTCGTCAAGGACAAGCAGATTTAGTTTTAGAATACAGTTCCTTGTCCCAAAGTACACTATTTTTCCCTAATGGAGCATTTTCCCAAGGTACACTTCAGCTTGCACCATTCGGTGAGTTTGGCGCAGAATTAGGATTAATCTATGAAAATCGTCGCTTACGTCTAGTTCAGTTATTCGATAAAGATAGTCAACTAGATAAACTTGTTCTCATTCGTGAACATTTAGCTGGTAGTGAACCAGTAGAAAATCCACCCTTGCAAATAGATGACTTATTGGGGGAGTGGCAAGGTGAGGCTACCACAATATATCCTGATGGGAGTTCCCCTAATACTGTCTCTACAAATCTCAAGTTGCAACTTGACGATTATGGGCGATTAATTCAAAGCCTGAGTTTTGGTAATTATACAATTACCTCAACAGGGACTATTAAAGGTTCTATCATCCTCTTTGACCAAGATCCACAAAAACAGGTACAAGTTTTACTATTACCTAATGGTGCTTCTGCAACTTCTCCCCTCAAAATGCAGGTACACCAAGGGTTAATTTTGGAAGTGGGTTGGTTAATTCAGTCCAATTTACGTCAGCGCATGGTTCGCTGCTATAACGATAAGGGTGAATGGGTAAGCTTAACTTTAGTTACGGAACAGCGAGTAAAAACTAAATAG
- the groL gene encoding chaperonin GroEL (60 kDa chaperone family; promotes refolding of misfolded polypeptides especially under stressful conditions; forms two stacked rings of heptamers to form a barrel-shaped 14mer; ends can be capped by GroES; misfolded proteins enter the barrel where they are refolded when GroES binds), with protein MAKIISFNEESRRALERGVNALADAVKITLGPKGRNVLLEKKFGIPQIVNDGITVAKEIELEDPLENTGARLIQEVAAKTKDVAGDGTTTATVLVQALIKEGLKNVAAGSNPVSLKRGLDKTTEALVAEIARVAKPVEGSAIAQVATVSSGNDEEVGKMIAEAMAIVTKDGVITVEESKSLITELEVVEGMQIDRGYISPYFVTNNERMIVEYENVRILITDKKISSIQELVPVLEKVARLGQPLLIIAEDIEGDALATLVVNKARGVLAVAAIKAPGFGERRKAMLQDIAILTDGQMISEEIGLNLDTATLEMLGTARKITIDKENTTIVAGSSAKPEIQTRIAQIRKQLEETDSEYDQEKLQERIAKLAGGVAVIKVGAATETELKDRKLRIEDALNATKAAVEEGIVPGGGTTLIHLSTKVDEIKNSLVGEEKIGADIIKRALEAPLCQIADNAGAEGAVIVSKVRDSAFNMGYNAATGEFEDLIAAGIIDPAKVVRSALQNAASIAGMVLTTEAIIAEKPEKKAAMPPDAGMGGMGGMGGMGGMGGMGGMGMF; from the coding sequence ATGGCAAAAATTATTTCATTTAATGAAGAATCACGTCGGGCTTTGGAACGGGGTGTTAATGCCCTGGCTGATGCTGTAAAAATCACTTTGGGGCCAAAAGGTCGCAACGTGCTTTTAGAAAAAAAATTTGGTATACCCCAAATTGTTAATGATGGTATCACTGTTGCGAAAGAAATTGAATTAGAAGATCCTTTAGAAAATACTGGAGCTAGGCTAATTCAAGAGGTAGCGGCTAAAACTAAAGATGTAGCTGGAGATGGTACAACCACCGCTACAGTTTTGGTACAAGCCTTGATTAAAGAAGGTTTGAAGAACGTCGCCGCCGGTAGCAACCCAGTTAGCTTGAAGCGGGGGTTAGACAAAACTACTGAAGCCCTGGTAGCAGAAATTGCCAGAGTAGCCAAGCCAGTAGAAGGTAGTGCGATCGCTCAAGTGGCAACTGTCTCGTCTGGTAACGACGAAGAAGTCGGCAAAATGATCGCCGAAGCAATGGCAATAGTCACCAAAGATGGTGTAATCACCGTTGAAGAATCTAAATCTCTCATCACTGAACTAGAAGTAGTGGAAGGGATGCAGATTGATAGAGGTTACATTTCCCCCTACTTCGTCACCAATAACGAACGGATGATAGTAGAGTACGAAAATGTGCGTATTCTCATCACCGATAAGAAAATCAGCAGCATCCAAGAATTAGTCCCAGTGTTGGAAAAAGTTGCCCGCTTGGGTCAACCCTTGCTGATCATTGCTGAAGATATAGAGGGAGATGCTTTAGCAACTTTGGTAGTTAACAAAGCGCGGGGTGTATTGGCTGTAGCTGCAATTAAAGCACCTGGATTTGGTGAACGCCGCAAAGCCATGTTGCAAGACATTGCTATCCTCACCGATGGACAGATGATTTCTGAAGAAATCGGTCTCAACTTAGATACCGCTACTTTGGAAATGCTGGGAACTGCCCGCAAAATCACCATCGATAAAGAAAACACCACCATTGTTGCTGGTAGTTCTGCCAAACCAGAAATACAAACGCGGATTGCTCAAATTCGCAAGCAGTTAGAAGAAACTGATTCCGAATACGATCAAGAAAAGCTCCAAGAACGCATCGCCAAGCTAGCTGGCGGCGTGGCAGTGATTAAAGTGGGTGCAGCTACAGAAACCGAACTCAAAGACCGCAAGCTGCGTATTGAGGACGCACTCAACGCTACTAAAGCGGCTGTAGAAGAAGGTATCGTTCCCGGTGGTGGTACAACCTTGATTCACTTGTCTACCAAGGTTGACGAAATCAAGAACAGCCTTGTAGGAGAAGAAAAAATTGGGGCTGATATTATCAAACGCGCCTTAGAAGCACCCTTATGTCAAATTGCTGACAATGCTGGTGCAGAAGGTGCGGTGATTGTCTCCAAAGTCAGAGACAGCGCATTTAACATGGGTTATAACGCTGCAACTGGGGAATTTGAAGACTTAATTGCAGCTGGTATTATTGACCCTGCGAAAGTAGTACGTTCAGCTTTACAAAACGCCGCTTCTATTGCTGGGATGGTTTTAACCACCGAAGCAATCATTGCGGAAAAACCAGAGAAGAAAGCTGCTATGCCTCCTGATGCCGGCATGGGCGGCATGGGCGGTATGGGCGGCATGGGCGGCATGGGTGGCATGGGCGGCATGGGTATGTTCTAG
- a CDS encoding biliverdin-producing heme oxygenase, whose product MSSNLANKLRVGTKKAHTMAENVGFVKCFLKGVVEKSSYRKLVANFYYIYSAMEEEMEKHRQHPIISKINFPQLNRKHTLEQDLNYYYGSNWREQIQLSPAGEAYVKRIREISATEPELLIAHSYTRYLGDLSGGQILKNIAVTAMNLGDGEGTAFYEFAEISDEKAFKTQYRQTLDELPLDDAAGDRIVDEANAAFGMNMKMFQELEGNLIKAIGVMLFNTLTRKRTRGNTELATAE is encoded by the coding sequence ATGAGCAGCAATTTAGCAAACAAACTGCGTGTTGGTACAAAAAAAGCTCACACAATGGCAGAAAATGTGGGTTTTGTCAAGTGCTTTTTAAAAGGAGTGGTAGAAAAAAGCTCTTACCGGAAGTTAGTGGCTAACTTTTATTACATCTACTCGGCGATGGAAGAGGAGATGGAAAAGCACCGCCAGCATCCGATAATTTCTAAAATTAACTTTCCCCAACTGAACCGTAAGCATACTTTAGAGCAAGACCTGAATTATTACTATGGTAGTAACTGGCGCGAACAAATCCAGTTATCTCCAGCCGGGGAAGCTTATGTAAAACGCATTCGGGAAATCTCCGCCACTGAACCAGAATTATTAATTGCCCATTCTTACACCCGTTACTTGGGTGACTTGTCTGGGGGGCAAATTCTGAAAAACATTGCTGTGACAGCGATGAACCTTGGTGATGGCGAAGGCACAGCCTTCTATGAGTTTGCAGAAATTAGCGACGAGAAGGCATTTAAAACTCAATATCGTCAAACTTTGGATGAACTACCTCTAGATGATGCCGCAGGCGATCGCATTGTCGATGAAGCGAACGCCGCTTTCGGTATGAACATGAAGATGTTCCAAGAATTAGAGGGTAACTTAATCAAAGCAATTGGCGTGATGTTGTTCAACACCTTGACTCGCAAACGCACACGCGGCAACACTGAACTGGCGACTGCTGAGTAA